A window of the Cannabis sativa cultivar Pink pepper isolate KNU-18-1 chromosome X, ASM2916894v1, whole genome shotgun sequence genome harbors these coding sequences:
- the LOC115702031 gene encoding protein INCREASED RESISTANCE TO MYZUS PERSICAE 1, protein MLGKRARTSMKRTTSMTEITFDLNTNDKSQPFDPHNPLKKATTAVVQGGLCKSNSADFTQSQTNTTTTTSHFLRACFLCNRRLVPNRDIYMYRGISAYCSLECRQQQINHDEKMDKEEAAHASNSAATSARSHASAKSEIITTLPALWPPIITPKR, encoded by the exons ATGTTGGGGAAGAGGGCTAGGACGTCGATGAAGAGGACAACAAGTATGACGGAGATCACGTTTGATCTGAACACCAACGACAAATCTCAGCCGTTCGATCCACACAACCCTCTCAAGAAGGCAACCACCGCCGTAGTACAAGGCGGTCTTTGCAAGAGTAATTCCGCTGATTTTACTCAGTCTCAGACcaatactactactactacttctCATTTTCTTAGAGCTTGCTTTCTCTGCAATCGCCGCCTCGTTCCTAATCGTGATATTTACATGTATAG AGGTATTAGTGCATACTGCAGCCTAGAGTGCAGGCAACAGCAGATTAACCACGATGAGAAAATGGACAAAGAAGAAGCAGCTCATGCCTCTAACTCAGCTGCCACGTCAGCAAGATCCCATGCCTCTGCCAAATCTGAAATTATTACCACCCTCCCAGCCTTGTGGCCACCGATTATTACTCCAAAACGATGA
- the LOC115702037 gene encoding acetyl-CoA carboxylase 1: MLEARKSPTMAGVLGGNGYVNGAALIRHPAAVSEVDKFCNALGGKKPIHSILIANNGMAAVKFIRSVRTWAYETFGSEKAILLVAMATPEDMRINAEHIRIADQFVEVPGGTNNNNYANVQLIVEMAEIKHVDAVWPGWGHASENPDLPDALNAKGIIFLGPPATSMAALGDKIGSSLIAQAAEVPTLPWSGSHVKIPPDSNLVTIPDEIYREACVSTTEEAVASCQVVGYPAMIKASWGGGGKGIRKVHNDDEVRALFKQVQGEVPGSPIFIMKVASQSRHLEVQLLCDQHGNVAALHSRDCSVQRRHQKIIEEGPITVAPLETVKKLEQAARRLAKSVNYVGAATVEYLYSMDTGEYYFLELNPRLQVEHPVTEWIAEVNLPAAQVAVGMGIPLWQIPEIRRFYGKEHGGGYDSWRNTSVKATPFDFDQAESIRPKGHCVAVRVTSEDPDDGFKPTSGKVQELSFKSKPNVWAYFSVKSGGGIHEFSDSQFGHVFAFGESRALAIANMVLGLKEIQIRGEIRTNVDYTIDLLHALDYRENKIHTGWLDSRIAMRVRAERPPWYLSVVGGALFKASASSAAMVSDYVGYLEKGQIPPKHISLVHSQVALNIEGSKYTIDMVRGGPGSYRLRMNESEIEAEIHTLRDGGLLMQLDGNSHVIYAEEEAAGTRLLIDGRTCLLQNDHDPSKLIAETPCKLMRYLVSDGSHVDADTPYAEVEVMKMCMPLLSPASGIIQFKMSEGQAMQAGELIARLDLDDPSAVRKAEPFTGTFPILGPPTAISDKVHQKCAASINAARMILAGYEHNIDEVVQNLLHCLDSPELPYLQWQECMAVLATRLPKDLKNELESKYKEFDAIPSTQNVDFPAKLLRNILEAHLLSCSDKERGALERLIEPLLSLAKSYEGGRESHARIIVQSLFEEYLTVEELFSDNIQADVIERLRLQYKKDLLKIVDIVLSHQGVKSKNKLILRLMEQLVYPNPAAYREKLIRFSTLNHTNYSELALKASQLLEQTKLSELRSNIARSLSELEMFTEDGENMDTPKRKSAINERMEDLVSAPLAVEDALVGLFDHSDHTLQRRVMETYVRRLYQPYLVKGSVRMQWHRSGLIASWEFFEEHIKRKEEAEVNDKPLVEKHSEKKWGVMVIIKTLQFLPAIISAAVREATHNLHDATPIGSPEPDSHGNMMHIALVGINNQMSLLQDSGDEDQAQERINKLAKILKEQGVASSLRSAGVGVISCIIQRDEGRAPMRHSFHWSSEKLYYEEPLLRHLEPPLSIYLELDKLKGYENVQYTQSRDRQWHLYTVVDRRVPMQRMFLRTLVRQPTTNGGFTGYQGLDVETTRMPFTSRGIWRSLVTAMDELELNAHNTTLKSDHAHMYLYILREQQLEDLVPYPRRVDVDGSVEETVVEAILEELARNIHVSVGVRMHRLGVWEWEVKLWISSSGQANGAWRVVVTNVTGHTCTVHVYREFEDNNEHKVVYSSISRVGPLHRVPVNAQYQPLGVLDRKRLLARRSNTTYCYDFPLAFETALEQSWASQSSSIKKPTDKAILNVTELQFADQNGSWGTPLVPASRPSGLNDVGMVAWSMEMSTPEFPSGRKILIVANDVTFKAGSFGRREDAFFLAVTDLACAKKLPLIYLAANSGARLGVAEEIKSCFKVGWSDDLSPERGFQYVYLTSDDYARIGSSVIAHELKLPSGETRWVIDTIVGKEDGLGVENLSGSGAIASAYSRAYKETFTLTYVTGRTVGIGAYLARLGMRCIQRLDQPIILTGFSALNKLLGREVYSSHMQLGGPKIMATNGVVHLTVSDDLEGISAILKWLSYVPPYVGGPLPISPSLDPPERLVEYFPENSCDPRAAICGVLDGQSKWMGGIFDKNSFVETLEGWARTVVTGRAKLGGIPVGIVAVETQTVMQVIPADPGQLDSHERVVPQAGQVWFPDSATKTAQALLDFNREELPLFILANWRGFSGGQRDLFEGILQAGSTIVENLRTYKQPVFVYIPMMGELRGGAWVVVDSQINSDHIEMYADETARGNVLEPEGTIEIKFRTKELLECMGRLDQQLIHLKTKLQEAKSSGTHGLVESIQQQIRTREKQLLPLYTQIATKFAELHDTSLRMAAKGVVREVLEWTKSRSFFYKRLWRRIAEESLIKTVIEAAGDQLPYKSARDLIVTWFSDSDISKSRQNAWSDDEAFFKWKDDPQNYEAKLKELRVQKIFLQLSNIGNSTSDLQVLPQGLATLLSKVDPTSRKVLIEELRKVLG; the protein is encoded by the exons ATGTTAGAAGCCCGAAAGAGTCCGACAATGGCTGGTGTTCTAGGTGGAAATGGATACGTAAATGGGGCAGCTTTAATCAGGCATCCTGCTGCCGTTTCTGAAGTTGATAAGTTCTGTAATGCACTTGGTGGCAAGAAGCCAATCCATAGTATTTTAATTGCAAACAATGGTATGGCAGCTGTTAAATTTATACGTAGTGTGAGGACATGGGCTTATGAAACATTTGGCTCAGAAAAGGCAATCTTGCTGGTGGCCATGGCCACACCAGAGGACATGAGAATCAATGCTGAACATATTAGAATTGCTGATCAGTTTGTGGAAGTTCCTGGTGGGACTAACAATAATAACTATGCCAATGTACAGCTTATTGTAGAG ATGGCGGAGATAAAACATGTAGACGCAGTTTGGCCTGGTTGGGGTCATGCATCCGAGAACCCTGACCTACCAGATGCTCTAAATGCAAAAGGAATTATATTTCTTGGGCCGCCCGCAACATCTATGGCAGCGTTAGGAGATAAAATTGGTTCATCATTGATTGCTCAAGCAGCAGAAGTGCCTACCCTTCCATGGAGTGGTTCTCAT GTGAAAATCCCTCCAGACAGTAACTTGGTTACAATTCCAGATGAAATATATAGAGAAGCATGTGTTTCTACAACAGAAGAAGCAGTTGCAAGTTGCCAAGTTGTTGGTTACCCAGCAATGATCAAGGCATCATGGGGTGGCGGTGGTAAAGGCATAAGAAAG GTTCATAATGATGACGAAGTCAGGGCATTGTTTAAGCAAGTTCAGGGAGAAGTTCCTGGTTCCCCAATATTTATAATGAAGGTTGCATCTCAG AGCCGACATCTAGAAGTCCAGTTATTGTGTGATCAACATGGAAATGTTGCAGCTTTGCATAGCCGTGATTGTAGTGTTCAAAGACGACACCAAAAG ATTATCGAGGAAGGTCCAATAACAGTAGCTCCTCTAGAGACAGTGAAGAAATTGGAACAGGCAGCTCGAAGGTTGGCTAAATCCGTTAATTATGTTGGAGCGGCTACTGTTGAGTATCTGTACAGTATGGATACTGGAGAGTACTATTTTTTAGAGCTCAACCCTCGTTTACAG gTCGAGCATCCTGTTACTGAGTGGATTGCTGAAGTTAATTTGCCAGCAGCCCAGGTCGCTGTTGGGATGGGTATTCCTCTTTGGCAAATTCCTG AGATAAGAAGATTTTATGGAAAGGAACATGGTGGTGGATATGATTCTTGGAGAAATACTTCAGTTAAGGCCACCCCATTTGATTTTGACCAGGCAGAATCTATAAGACCAAAAGGTCATTGTGTTGCTGTTCGTGTAACAAGTGAGGACCCAGATGATGGATTCAAACCTACCAGTGGGAAAGTACAG GAGTTGAGTTTTAAAAGCAAGCCAAATGTGTGGGCATACTTTTCTGTCAAG TCTGGAGGAGGGATTCATGAATTCTCTGATTCTCAATTTG GACATGTTTTTGCATTTGGCGAGTCTAGAGCCTTGGCTATTGCAAATATGGTTCTTGGGCTGAAGGAAATTCAAATTCGTGGAGAAATTCGAACTAATGTTGACTACACGATTGATCTCTTACAT GCTTTAGATTACAGAGAGAATAAAATCCACACAGGCTGGTTGGATAGTAGAATAGCTATGCGAGTGAGAGCAGAACGGCCCCCTTGGTATCTGTCTGTTGTTGGAGGAGCTTTATTT AAAGCATCTGCAAGTAGTGCCGCAATGGTTTCAGATTACGTGGGCTATCTTGAAAAGGGGCAAATACCACCCAAG CATATATCGCTTGTACACTCACAAGTGGCCTTGAACATCGAAGGAAGCAAATACACA ATCGACATGGTAAGAGGTGGACCGGGAAGTTATAGACTGAGAATGAATGAGTCAGAGATTGAAGCAGAGATACATACTTTACGTGATGGAGGTTTATTGATGCAG TTGGATGGAAACAGTCATGTGATATATGCTGAGGAAGAAGCAGCTGGAACTCGGCTTCTCATTGATGGAAGGACATGCTTGCTTCAG AATGATCATGACCCATCTAAGCTCATAGCGGAGACACCATGCAAACTGATGAGGTATTTGGTTTCTGATGGTAGTCATGTTGATGCTGATACACCTTATGCTGAGGTCGAGGTTATGAAGATGTGTATGCCTCTACTTTCACCTGCTTCTggaattattcaatttaaaatGTCTGAAGGTCAAGCAATGCAG GCCGGTGAGCTTATAGCAAGACTTGATTTAGATGACCCTTCAGCTGTGAGAAAGGCAGAACCTTTCACTGGGACTTTTCCTATCTTGGGACCTCCAACTGCAATTTCTGATAAAGTTCATCAGAAATGTGCTGCAAGTATAAATGCAGCACGAATGATTCTTGCAGGTTATGAACACAACATTGATGAA GTAGTGCAAAACTTGCTCCATTGCCTTGACAGTCCTGAACTCCCTTATCTTCAATGGCAAGAATGCATGGCTGTTCTTGCAACCCGCCTTCCCAAAGATCTTAAAAATGAG TTAGAATCAAAATATAAAGAGTTCGATGCAATTCCTAGCACTCAGAATGTTGATTTCCCTGCTAAACTATTGCGGAATATTCTTGAA GCCCACCTATTGTCCTGTTCTGATAAAGAAAGAGGAGCCCTGGAGAGGCTTATTGAACCTTTATTGAGCCTTGCAAAGTCTTATGAGGGTGGCAGGGAAAGCCATGCTCGCATTATTGTTCAGTCCCTATTTGAAGAATACTTGACGGTTGAAGAATTATTTAGTGACAACATTCAA GCTGATGTAATTGAGCGTCTCAGACTTCAGTATAAAAAAGATCTCTTGAAGATTGTCGACATTGTACTTTCTCATCAG GGTGTCAAGAGTAAGAATAAGCTTATACTAAGACTCATGGAACAGCTTGTTTATCCTAACCCCGCTGCATACAGGGAAAAACTAATTAGATTCTCCACGCTCAACCATACAAACTATTCTGAG TTGGCACTAAAAGCAAGTCAGTTGCTGGAGCAAACCAAATTGAGTGAACTCCGTTCCAACATTGCGAGAAGTCTCTCAGAGTTGGAAATGTTTACGGAGGATGGTGAAAACATGGATACTCCCAAGAGGAAAAGTGCCATAAATGAACGAATGGAGGATCTTGTGAGTGCTCCTTTGGCAGTTGAGGATGCCCTGGTAGGTCTGTTTGATCATAGTGATCACACCCTTCAAAGGCGAGTGATGGAGACTTATGTTCGTCGATTATATCAG CCCTATCTTGTGAAGGGGAGTGTGAGGATGCAGTGGCACAGATCTGGGCTCATTGCTTCATGGGAGTTCTTTGAAGAGCATATTAAGAGAAAAGAAGAGGCCGAAGTAAATGATAAACCATTAGTTGAAAAACACAGCGAGAAGAAATGGGGAGTCATGGTGATAATAAAAACTCTCCAATTTTTGCCAGCAATAATTAGTGCTGCAGTAAGGGAAGCAACCCATAATCTCCATGATGCAACTCCAATTGGATCTCCTGAGCCTGATAGCCATGGGAATATGATGCATATTGCATTAGTTGGTATTAACAATCAGATGAGTTTACTCCAGGATAG TGGTGATGAAGATCAGGCTCAAGAAAGAATCAACAAGTTAGCAAAAATACTTAAAGAGCAAGGAGTAGCCTCGAGTCTGCGCAGCGCAGGAGTTGGAGTGATTAGTTGTATCATACAAAGGGATGAAGGACGGGCTCCTATGAGGCACTCCTTTCACTGGTCATCAGAAAAGCTCTATTATGAAGAACCTCTATTACGTCATCTGGAACCTCCTTTGTCCATCTATCTTGAATTG GACAAGCTTAAAGGATACGAGAACGTACAGTATACTCAATCAAGGGATCGTCAATGGCACTTATACACTGTTGTAGACAGACGTGTACCAATGCAAAGGATGTTTCTCAGAACACTTGTAAGGCAGCCCACAACAAATGGAGGGTTTACCGGATATCAAGGACTAGATGTGGAAACAACCCGTATGCCATTTACTTCCAGGGGAATTTGGAGGTCCTTAGTGACAGCAATGGACGAGTTGGAACTTAATGCACACAACACGACTCTCAAATCTGACCATGCTCATATGTACCTTTATATCTTACGGGAGCAACAACTAGAGGATCTTGTGCCTTACCCTAG GAGAGTTGATGTAGATGGTAGTGTAGAAGAAACTGTTGTTGAGGCAATCTTAGAAGAGCTGGCACGTAACATACATGTATCTGTTGGTGTAAGAATGCATAGATTAGGTGTTTGGGAATGGGAAGTGAAACTTTGGATATCATCTTCCGGACAGGCAAATGGTGCTTGGCGGGTTGTAGTAACAAATGTGACTGGTCATACTTGCACTGTACAT GTTTATCGAGAATTTGAGGACAACAACGAACACAAAGTGGTGTACAGTTCAATTTCTAGGGTAGGTCCTCTGCATAGAGTTCCAGTGAATGCGCAGTATCAACCTTTAGGAGTTCTTGATCGGAAACGCCTTTTGGCCAGGAGAAGCAACACGACTTACTGTTATGATTTTCCACTG gcaTTTGAGACGGCATTGGAGCAGTCATGGGCATCTCAATCTTCCAGTATCAAAAAACCAACAGATAAAGCTATTCTCAACGTAACTGAGCTCCAGTTTGCTGACCAGAATGGTAGCTGGGGTACCCCTCTTGTTCCTGCTTCACGTCCATCTGGGCTTAATGATGTTGGCATGGTAGCTTGGTCTATGGAGATGTCAACTCCAGAGTTTCCTTCTGGAAGGAAAATCTTGATAGTTGCAAATGATGTGACATTTAAAGCAGGGTCTTTTGGCCGAAGAGAGGACGCATTCTTCCTTGCTGTGACTGATCTTGCTTGTGCCAAGAAACTACCTTTAATATACTTGGCAGCAAACTCTGGCGCCCGTCTTGGAGTAGCTGAAGAAATAAAATCTTGCTTCAAAGTTGGTTGGTCGGATGATTTAAGCCCTGAGCGTGGTTTTCAGTATGTATATTTAACCTCTGATGACTATGCTCGCATTGGATCATCTGTGATAGCACACGAGTTAAAGCTACCAAGTGGAGAAACCAGATGGGTTATAGATACAATTGTTGGAAAAGAAGATGGTTTGGGGGTTGAGAATTTGTCTGGCAGTGGGGCTATTGCTAGTGCGTATTCAAGAGCATACAAGGAGACATTTACCTTGACTTATGTGACTGGTAGAACAGTTGGAATAGGTGCTTACCTTGCTCGCCTAGGGATGCGATGCATACAGAGGCTTGATCAACCCATCATTTTAACCGGTTTCTCTGCATTGAACAAACTTCTTGGTCGAGAGGTTTACAGCTCACACATGCAACTTGGTGGGCCGAAAATTATGGCAACTAATGGGGTTGTTCATCTGACAGTCTCAGATGACCTCGAAGGAATATCTGCTATTCTAAAATGGCTAAGCTATGTTCCACCATATGTAGGTGGTCCTCTTCCCATTTCACCTTCATTAGATCCTCCAGAGAGGCTTGTTGAATACTTCCCTGAAAATTCGTGCGATCCTCGTGCTGCCATTTGTGGTGTTTTGGATGGTCAAAGCAAGTGGATGGGAGGCATTTTCGATAAAAATAGCTTTGTGGAGACTCTAGAAGGTTGGGCAAGGACTGTTGTCACAGGAAGGGCAAAGCTTGGAGGAATTCCTGTAGGTATAGTGGCTGTAGAAACACAAACTGTAATGCAAGTTATACCTGCTGATCCAGGCCAACTTGATTCCCATGAGAGGGTTGTTCCTCAGGCTGGACAAGTATGGTTTCCTGATTCTGCAACTAAGACAGCACAAGCATTGTTAGATTTCAATCGAGAAGAGCTTCCACTCTTTATTCTTGCCAATTGGAGAGGTTTCTCAGGTGGGCAGAGGGACCTTTTCGAAGGGATTCTTCAGGCTGGTTCAACCATTGTAGAAAACCTTAGAACATACAAGCAGCCAGTTTTTGTGTACATCCCAATGATGGGCGAGCTCCGTGGTGGGGCATGGGTGGTTGTGGATAGTCAAATTAACTCAGACCATATTGAAATGTATGCGGATGAAACAGCTAGAGGTAATGTACTTGAGCCAGAAGGGACGATTGAGATCAAATTTAGAACAAAGGAGCTGCTGGAGTGCATGGGAAGGCTTGATCAACAACTAATACATCTGAAGACAAAACTTCAAGAAGCCAAAAGCAGTGGTACACATGGGCTGGTTGAATCCATTCAACAACAGATAAGAACTCGGGAGAAGCAACTTTTGCCTTTATACACTCAGATAGCTACTAAATTTGCAGAATTGCATGACACTTCCCTGAGGATGGCTGCGAAAGGAGTTGTGAGAGAAGTTCTGGAGTGGACCAAGTCTCGATCTTTCTTTTACAAGAGACTGTGGCGGAGAATTGCAGAGGAATCACTGATCAAGACTGTAATAGAAGCCGCTGGGGACCAGCTGCCATATAAATCTGCGAGGGACTTGATTGTCACCTGGTTTTCAGATTCTGACATTTCAAAAAGCAGACAAAATGCTTGGTCGGATGATGAAGCTTTCTTTAAATGGAAGGATGATCCACAGAATTACGAGGCCAAACTAAAGGAGCTGCGGGTGCAGAAGATATTTCTCCAATTATCAAACATTGGCAACTCAACTTCAGATCTCCAAGTTCTACCTCAAGGTCTTGCCACCCTTCTAAGCAAG GTGGATCCCACAAGCCGTAAAGTGCTAATAGAAGAACTCCGCAAGGTGCTCGGTTAG